A region from the Kribbella shirazensis genome encodes:
- a CDS encoding chromosome segregation ATPase yields MSAAEDGPFDILGSKVLLGVQVVDLSRLSTHPIPMIGRGLITVAGQGPTDSNGAGKSSWIAALSLLHADDQWRLTSGAPGAAELLFTAEAAGQEGNWSNVDRGYIVGVFSDPDLTDLEEIEAAAITVWIRINRKASYLDLRWKNGLHIPYGATEAERAAGADALWAALPHSNGRTDFHANKLSQVLYGGQVRCVSFLSTSVRSSPTANLLAEPLNELGPARIFNAIATLTGLDHELEQEQAHRSAEHTQREATKQASADLQRWEQEMATVEAGILQRAAAREALAAAKESWQARSARHLLDGSARNAEIVQELAVLAERVAEQEARKEAIEAEIEAFGNEESLLRDVQLTRQERDKLDARDRELDLAQRSVREQLERLGQEHRRLLDAGRSADGRDLAAAAEEQAEARAVLEEHIGRDHAARSAVDHATGELREAESGQTVSAPQQQVLENAGIGCGALTDITELPASERAEWEPRLAPYREAVVIDAGDAQVASTALADAGYAGFLLVLANRPGAKASGKRGPKSADKRFVLDAFFAAIGDRATKDHIDDAAGVVAVGQFDEPITGRTARIEAARRRLEAAVEARTEASAALEQARSRVEQAERRTAAARALADAESVQEQILALRETVDRHETDRDSLAPQLQAAKESAEAAAGQQLVRDERLKNLEATRRDHDRILDELSGRRLTLCEEQATLDLTSRAAAWGGTPEEAEEFLLGLPDDAHRRTTADWNHQACTQLDDVIRRCFPNARSREEIPTELWEILNGPDGWTNGTLSDRVGLVPALHRTLSSHLAQHETFDSLQQQQIASQRAERNAALERAREGLGEAESTARAHRASLADGIKARLRLVSQEFDRLDQQYGGYGAKLEFPEPDPPAEPDKPWRWTVTPKWRRSEGGPFSAFNVKGNTAQMDEKAVKLVCAAALAGGSDRPLLLILDELGRNLGSQHRREAVALFEQIGRDRNITVIGALQDDMERYALASSRLYVKLRRSSDTMPYNQAPVVKGNEDNAARVELLREWMTSYRGSTPTLELASPTLT; encoded by the coding sequence ATGAGCGCCGCTGAGGACGGACCGTTCGACATCCTCGGGTCGAAGGTGCTGCTGGGTGTGCAGGTCGTCGACCTGTCCCGCCTGTCGACGCACCCGATCCCGATGATCGGCCGCGGCCTGATCACCGTCGCGGGCCAGGGCCCGACCGACTCGAACGGCGCCGGCAAGTCGTCCTGGATCGCAGCGCTCAGCCTCCTGCACGCCGACGACCAGTGGCGCCTGACCAGCGGCGCGCCCGGCGCGGCCGAGCTGCTGTTCACCGCGGAAGCCGCCGGTCAGGAAGGCAACTGGTCGAACGTCGACCGCGGCTACATCGTCGGTGTCTTCTCCGACCCCGATCTGACCGACCTCGAGGAGATCGAGGCCGCCGCGATCACCGTGTGGATCCGCATCAACCGCAAGGCGTCGTACCTCGACCTGCGCTGGAAGAACGGTCTGCACATCCCGTACGGCGCGACCGAGGCCGAGCGAGCCGCGGGCGCCGACGCGCTGTGGGCCGCCCTCCCGCACTCGAACGGCCGCACCGACTTCCACGCCAACAAGCTGTCCCAGGTCCTGTACGGCGGACAGGTCCGGTGCGTCTCGTTCTTGTCGACGTCGGTCCGTTCCAGCCCGACCGCGAACCTCCTCGCCGAGCCGCTCAACGAGCTTGGCCCGGCCCGCATCTTCAACGCGATCGCCACACTCACCGGTCTCGACCACGAGCTCGAGCAGGAGCAGGCGCACCGGTCCGCCGAGCACACCCAGCGCGAGGCGACCAAGCAGGCGTCCGCCGACCTGCAGCGCTGGGAACAGGAGATGGCGACCGTCGAGGCCGGCATCCTGCAGCGCGCCGCGGCGCGCGAAGCACTCGCCGCGGCCAAGGAGTCCTGGCAGGCCCGATCCGCGCGGCACCTGCTCGACGGCTCCGCGCGGAACGCCGAGATCGTCCAGGAGCTCGCCGTTCTCGCCGAGCGGGTCGCCGAGCAGGAGGCCCGCAAGGAAGCGATCGAGGCCGAGATCGAGGCCTTCGGCAACGAGGAGAGCCTGCTCCGGGACGTCCAGCTGACCCGTCAGGAGCGGGACAAGCTGGACGCCCGCGACCGGGAGCTGGACCTCGCGCAGCGTTCGGTGCGGGAGCAGTTGGAGCGACTCGGTCAGGAGCATCGCAGGCTGCTCGACGCGGGCCGTTCGGCGGACGGCCGCGACCTGGCCGCGGCGGCCGAGGAGCAGGCCGAGGCGCGGGCGGTGCTCGAGGAGCACATCGGCCGGGATCACGCTGCTCGTTCGGCGGTCGACCACGCGACGGGCGAGCTGCGCGAGGCGGAGAGCGGTCAGACGGTGTCGGCGCCGCAGCAGCAGGTCCTGGAGAACGCCGGGATCGGGTGCGGCGCGCTGACCGACATCACCGAGTTGCCGGCGTCGGAGCGCGCCGAGTGGGAGCCGCGGCTGGCGCCGTACCGGGAGGCCGTGGTCATCGATGCCGGCGACGCGCAGGTCGCGTCGACCGCGCTGGCCGACGCCGGGTACGCCGGATTCCTGCTGGTGCTGGCGAACCGGCCCGGTGCGAAGGCGTCCGGGAAGCGCGGACCGAAGTCGGCGGACAAGCGGTTCGTGCTCGACGCGTTCTTCGCGGCGATCGGTGACCGGGCGACCAAGGACCACATCGACGACGCCGCCGGCGTCGTCGCGGTCGGGCAGTTCGACGAACCGATCACCGGCCGCACCGCGCGGATCGAGGCCGCCCGGCGCCGCCTGGAGGCCGCGGTCGAGGCTCGTACCGAAGCGTCCGCGGCGCTCGAGCAGGCCCGATCCCGGGTCGAGCAGGCAGAGCGCCGTACGGCGGCCGCTCGCGCGCTGGCCGACGCGGAGTCGGTGCAGGAGCAGATCCTGGCGCTGCGCGAAACCGTCGACCGGCACGAGACCGATCGGGACTCGCTCGCTCCGCAGCTGCAGGCCGCGAAGGAGTCCGCCGAGGCCGCCGCGGGGCAGCAACTCGTCCGCGACGAGCGCCTGAAGAACCTGGAAGCGACCCGTCGCGACCACGACCGGATCCTCGACGAGCTGAGCGGTCGCCGGCTCACGTTGTGCGAGGAGCAGGCCACGCTCGACCTGACCAGCCGCGCCGCGGCCTGGGGCGGTACGCCGGAGGAGGCGGAGGAGTTCCTTCTCGGACTGCCGGATGACGCGCATCGCCGTACGACCGCTGACTGGAACCACCAGGCCTGCACGCAACTCGACGACGTCATCCGCCGCTGCTTCCCGAACGCGCGCTCCCGCGAGGAGATCCCGACCGAGCTGTGGGAGATCCTCAACGGACCGGACGGCTGGACGAACGGCACACTCAGCGACCGCGTCGGCCTGGTCCCGGCGCTGCACCGGACGCTGAGCAGCCACCTCGCCCAGCACGAGACGTTCGACAGCCTGCAGCAACAGCAGATCGCCAGTCAGCGCGCCGAGCGGAACGCCGCCCTCGAGCGCGCCCGCGAAGGCCTCGGCGAGGCGGAGAGCACGGCCCGTGCCCACCGCGCGTCGCTGGCCGACGGCATCAAGGCGCGGCTCCGGCTGGTGTCGCAGGAGTTCGACCGGCTCGACCAGCAGTACGGCGGGTACGGCGCGAAGCTCGAGTTCCCCGAGCCCGACCCGCCGGCCGAGCCCGACAAGCCGTGGCGCTGGACGGTCACGCCGAAGTGGCGCCGGTCCGAGGGCGGCCCGTTCTCCGCGTTCAACGTGAAGGGCAACACCGCCCAGATGGACGAGAAGGCGGTGAAGCTGGTGTGCGCGGCCGCGCTCGCCGGCGGTTCGGACCGTCCGTTGCTGCTGATCCTCGACGAGCTCGGGCGCAACCTCGGTTCGCAGCACCGGCGGGAGGCGGTGGCACTGTTCGAGCAGATCGGTCGCGACCGGAACATCACCGTGATCGGCGCGCTGCAGGACGACATGGAGCGGTACGCGCTCGCCTCGTCCCGGCTGTACGTGAAGCTCCGGCGCAGCTCGGACACGATGCCGTACAACCAGGCGCCGGTGGTCAAGGGCAACGAGGACAACGCGGCCCGCGTGGAGCTCCTCCGCGAGTGGATGACGTCGTACCGCGGCTCGACACCGACACTGGAGCTCGCCTCGCCGACACTCACATAA
- a CDS encoding SGNH/GDSL hydrolase family protein — protein sequence MPFEPGEVVAPSDPRIVLEGQWGHQPGVAITVNSGSRISFSYAGERVQLLFDTDGLTVAPHLWITVDDGEPALHVIEEPVVELEAPDGRHQVEVVVKDVNEHVNRWNPPFECAVVFAGLVLDVKTRLRLSGRPGGPRLEFYGDSITQGVLSLSEHPESEGADGTASYAYLTARAFGATSYQVGFGSQGISKPGNGEVPAGVDSFGWNFAGSPAERVEPSDVVVINLGVNDPTLETEEYAGYVRRVRTAYPSTRIVALTPFNGKHADTIQAAVKSLDDANLVCIDSTGWITEDDCTDLVHPTVAGHAKIADHLIAELEEHTSLRRRG from the coding sequence GTGCCGTTCGAGCCAGGCGAGGTCGTCGCCCCGTCCGATCCGCGCATCGTCCTGGAGGGACAGTGGGGACACCAGCCCGGCGTGGCGATCACCGTCAACTCCGGTTCGCGGATCTCGTTCTCGTACGCCGGTGAGCGGGTGCAACTGCTCTTCGACACCGACGGCCTGACCGTCGCGCCGCACCTGTGGATCACGGTCGACGACGGCGAGCCGGCGCTGCACGTGATCGAGGAGCCGGTCGTCGAGCTCGAAGCGCCCGACGGCCGGCACCAGGTCGAGGTCGTGGTCAAGGACGTGAACGAGCACGTCAACCGGTGGAACCCGCCGTTCGAGTGCGCGGTCGTGTTCGCCGGCCTGGTGCTCGACGTGAAGACCCGCCTGCGGTTGAGCGGCCGGCCGGGCGGGCCGCGGCTGGAGTTCTACGGCGACTCGATCACCCAGGGCGTGCTGTCGCTGAGCGAGCACCCGGAGTCGGAGGGCGCTGACGGTACGGCGTCGTACGCCTATCTCACCGCGCGGGCGTTCGGCGCGACGTCGTACCAGGTCGGGTTCGGGAGCCAGGGGATCAGCAAGCCGGGGAACGGGGAGGTGCCGGCGGGCGTGGACTCGTTCGGCTGGAACTTCGCCGGGTCACCGGCCGAGCGGGTCGAGCCGTCCGACGTCGTGGTGATCAACCTCGGCGTGAACGATCCGACGCTGGAGACCGAGGAGTACGCCGGCTACGTCCGGCGCGTGCGGACGGCGTACCCGTCGACGAGGATCGTCGCGCTGACACCGTTCAACGGGAAGCACGCGGACACGATCCAGGCCGCGGTGAAGTCCCTCGACGACGCGAACCTTGTCTGTATCGACTCGACCGGCTGGATCACCGAGGACGACTGCACCGACCTCGTCCACCCGACGGTCGCCGGCCACGCCAAGATCGCGGACCACCTGATCGCGGAGCTGGAGGAGCACACCTCGCTGCGCCGTCGCGGATAG
- a CDS encoding SWIM zinc finger family protein, translated as MADDDRVPWQAWRRKGEDAGLPAARGPGSRRTFGATWWGRAWLEALEQRARLDPGRLSRGRSYARRGSVLELTVSPGEVEAVVQGSRVTPYQVTVRIRAFSTDEWNAVLNIVSAQIGRVAALLDGELPPEVVDDVRAAGLDLLPGAGEVLTNCSCPDFAVPCKHSAAVCYLVADALDDDPFALLLLRGRRKDELLAALRSRRGGTSTPAPPRTPPPPGIPAIAAFARLPADDAPVVVPVPAPPRPLNAPGVPAAVKVLDPPRSSGVDVRDLVALAADAARRAWALASGDPNLTLTFEQDLARRAADLLGTPELADLAHRAGISARQLTTWATAWRQAGPGGLAVTIDDPHDVDPDDLTEAVAALPNATVEANRVTAAKVQLRLGKDGLWYRFDQQFSDWTLTRPPTPDPQDLL; from the coding sequence ATGGCTGACGACGATCGGGTGCCGTGGCAGGCGTGGCGGCGGAAGGGTGAGGACGCCGGGTTGCCCGCGGCGAGGGGGCCGGGCAGCCGACGGACGTTCGGGGCGACCTGGTGGGGTCGGGCGTGGCTGGAGGCGCTGGAGCAGCGGGCCCGGCTCGATCCGGGGCGGTTGTCGCGCGGACGCTCGTACGCGCGGCGCGGCAGCGTGCTCGAGTTGACGGTCAGCCCGGGTGAGGTCGAGGCGGTCGTGCAGGGCAGCCGCGTCACGCCGTACCAGGTGACCGTCCGGATCCGCGCGTTCTCGACGGACGAGTGGAACGCCGTACTCAACATCGTGTCGGCGCAGATCGGGCGCGTGGCGGCGCTGCTCGACGGTGAGCTGCCGCCGGAGGTCGTGGACGACGTACGGGCAGCCGGGCTGGACCTCCTGCCCGGCGCAGGCGAGGTACTGACGAACTGCAGTTGCCCGGACTTCGCCGTACCGTGCAAGCATTCCGCGGCTGTCTGCTACCTGGTGGCCGATGCGCTGGATGACGACCCGTTCGCGCTGCTGCTCCTCCGCGGCCGACGCAAGGACGAGCTCCTGGCGGCCCTCCGCTCTCGCCGCGGCGGAACGAGCACGCCCGCTCCGCCCCGCACTCCCCCACCTCCCGGGATCCCCGCGATCGCCGCCTTCGCTCGCCTCCCCGCCGACGACGCGCCCGTCGTGGTTCCTGTCCCAGCACCACCCCGGCCGCTCAACGCCCCCGGCGTGCCCGCGGCGGTGAAGGTCCTCGATCCACCCCGATCCTCCGGCGTCGACGTACGCGACCTGGTCGCCCTGGCCGCCGACGCGGCCCGCCGCGCGTGGGCATTGGCCTCCGGCGACCCCAACCTGACTCTCACGTTCGAGCAGGATCTGGCGCGACGAGCCGCAGACCTCCTCGGTACGCCGGAGCTCGCCGATCTCGCGCACCGCGCCGGCATCTCCGCCCGCCAACTCACGACCTGGGCCACCGCCTGGCGCCAAGCAGGCCCCGGCGGCCTGGCCGTCACCATCGACGACCCGCACGACGTCGACCCCGACGACCTGACCGAGGCCGTGGCAGCCCTCCCCAACGCCACCGTCGAAGCCAACCGTGTCACCGCGGCCAAAGTCCAACTCCGCCTCGGCAAGGACGGCCTCTGGTACCGCTTCGACCAACAGTTCAGCGACTGGACCCTCACCCGCCCGCCCACACCCGACCCTCAGGATCTCCTCTAA
- a CDS encoding AAA family ATPase, whose translation MVLVVGLPGAGKTSWARRLEEERRAVRLTPDEWMDALFDASEVDGRRWVLESELLWGIAARMLELGVDVILDYGCWSEEERELFRTRAQQLGASAEIVVLDLPFDVLWERLERRNGDLPAGTFSISREELVEWSGRFEVPTEDEIARWDRQLVVRA comes from the coding sequence ATGGTGCTGGTTGTGGGGTTGCCGGGGGCCGGGAAGACGTCGTGGGCTCGGCGGCTGGAGGAGGAGCGGCGGGCTGTTCGGTTGACGCCGGACGAGTGGATGGACGCGTTGTTCGACGCCAGCGAGGTCGACGGACGGCGATGGGTGCTGGAGTCTGAGCTGCTGTGGGGGATCGCGGCGCGGATGTTGGAGCTCGGCGTCGACGTGATCCTCGACTACGGGTGCTGGTCCGAGGAGGAGCGCGAGCTGTTCCGGACCCGGGCGCAGCAGCTCGGTGCCAGTGCGGAGATCGTCGTACTGGATCTGCCGTTCGACGTTCTGTGGGAGCGCCTCGAGCGCCGCAACGGGGATCTGCCGGCGGGAACGTTCTCCATCAGCCGGGAGGAGCTCGTGGAGTGGAGCGGGCGGTTCGAGGTACCGACCGAGGACGAGATCGCGCGGTGGGACCGGCAGCTTGTGGTGCGGGCCTGA
- a CDS encoding glycoside hydrolase family 76 protein, producing the protein MQRATTAWNWFADSGMLNSSHLVNDGLTGSCTNNGQTVWTYNQGLAIGGALELWRATGDTSRLSTARQLGDAAMSSLSPGGILTESCDPAGTCDDNQKQFKGIFMRYLTDLADATGEAPYRTYAQHQAESI; encoded by the coding sequence TTGCAGCGGGCAACCACGGCCTGGAACTGGTTCGCGGACAGCGGGATGCTCAACTCGTCTCACCTGGTCAACGACGGTCTGACCGGCTCGTGCACGAACAACGGGCAGACCGTGTGGACCTACAACCAGGGTCTGGCGATCGGCGGGGCGCTGGAGCTGTGGCGCGCGACCGGTGACACTTCGCGCCTGTCGACGGCGCGGCAGTTGGGCGACGCGGCCATGTCCTCGCTCAGTCCGGGCGGCATCCTCACCGAGTCGTGCGACCCGGCCGGTACCTGCGACGACAACCAGAAGCAGTTCAAAGGCATCTTCATGCGGTACCTGACGGACCTCGCCGACGCGACGGGCGAGGCGCCGTACCGCACGTACGCGCAGCACCAGGCGGAGTCCATCTGA
- a CDS encoding dihydrofolate reductase family protein, giving the protein MGKVVMYSSVSVDGFIADENDQPGPLFDWLTSGDIPLDESGVVKVSQVSYDYTRAYWDEIGVTVAGRHVFDITDGWDGKPPGGIDHVVVVTHRPEPEGWDPEAPFHFADGIEAAMAKAQQLAGDRIVEVAAGDVGGQVLAAGLIDEVRMDVVPVVFGSGKRYFGSVDAQHLLENPDVVQGDRVLHLRYQVRR; this is encoded by the coding sequence GTGGGCAAGGTGGTCATGTACAGCTCAGTGTCGGTGGACGGCTTCATCGCGGACGAGAATGATCAGCCCGGACCGCTGTTCGACTGGCTGACCAGCGGTGACATCCCGTTGGACGAGAGCGGCGTGGTGAAGGTGTCGCAGGTGTCCTACGACTACACCCGGGCGTACTGGGACGAGATCGGGGTGACAGTTGCCGGCCGTCACGTCTTCGACATAACCGACGGCTGGGACGGGAAGCCTCCGGGCGGGATCGACCACGTGGTCGTCGTGACGCACCGGCCGGAGCCCGAGGGCTGGGACCCCGAGGCGCCGTTTCACTTCGCCGACGGCATCGAGGCAGCCATGGCCAAGGCACAGCAGCTTGCGGGTGACCGCATCGTCGAGGTCGCAGCCGGCGACGTCGGTGGCCAGGTGCTTGCCGCGGGCCTGATCGACGAGGTGCGCATGGACGTCGTACCCGTCGTGTTCGGGTCCGGCAAGCGCTACTTCGGGTCAGTCGACGCGCAGCACCTGCTGGAGAATCCTGACGTCGTGCAGGGCGACCGGGTGCTTCACCTGCGCTATCAGGTGCGCCGTTGA
- a CDS encoding TrmH family RNA methyltransferase encodes MTVHPFARPIGAQHPRVRDLLALRKDGSPGRIMVEGTWEHDRLLTTSATVETFFWCPEAGSTDVHRVAERAQEVYRISEKLLARLSRKTRSDGLISIARLPEWRPQALRFTSQSLVLVADGVEYAGNLGTLIRTADAAKADCLVLTSRRARPTHPAVYSASRGTVLSTPIVEFDDIPSAAAWLRSHRFRVHLADPAATGTYRVPQYDGPTAFVVGSEGAGLSRAWHDEGFDAVSIPMLGQADSLNVALSAGILLFEARARKEGW; translated from the coding sequence ATGACTGTGCACCCCTTTGCCCGCCCCATCGGCGCGCAACATCCCCGTGTCCGTGACCTGCTCGCGCTGCGCAAGGACGGTTCGCCCGGCCGGATCATGGTCGAAGGCACCTGGGAACACGACCGCCTGCTCACCACGAGCGCCACGGTCGAGACCTTCTTCTGGTGCCCCGAGGCCGGCAGCACCGATGTACACCGCGTCGCCGAACGCGCCCAGGAGGTGTACCGGATCTCGGAGAAGCTGCTCGCCCGCCTCTCCCGCAAGACCCGCTCCGACGGCCTGATCTCGATCGCCCGGCTCCCGGAATGGCGGCCGCAGGCGCTCCGCTTCACCAGCCAGTCGCTGGTCCTGGTGGCCGACGGCGTCGAGTACGCCGGCAACCTCGGCACCCTGATCCGTACGGCGGACGCCGCCAAGGCCGACTGCCTCGTCCTGACCAGCAGGCGCGCCCGTCCGACGCATCCGGCCGTGTACTCCGCGAGCCGCGGCACCGTCCTCTCGACGCCGATCGTGGAGTTCGACGACATCCCGTCCGCGGCGGCGTGGCTGCGGAGCCACCGGTTCCGGGTCCACCTCGCGGACCCCGCGGCGACGGGCACCTATCGCGTTCCGCAGTACGACGGGCCGACCGCGTTCGTGGTCGGATCCGAGGGGGCCGGGTTGTCGCGGGCGTGGCACGACGAGGGGTTCGACGCGGTGTCGATCCCGATGCTGGGTCAGGCGGACTCGCTGAACGTGGCGCTGTCCGCGGGGATCCTGCTGTTCGAGGCGCGGGCTCGGAAGGAGGGGTGGTGA
- a CDS encoding helix-turn-helix domain-containing protein, translating to MEYVSRVPRAPLAGLIDDLYYLEGAPPYARLTLPPAPSALLIVNLGAPFHIRAGTDIETAEYADGCVVTMPTRAWQFGYPLGTRSVGVHFKPWGLAPFLPMPAAELCDRPVTVEQVWGRPATAELRDRLATADGPHEMLTLLEEELMRRLCETAGLGLVRHTSSVIAANRGAVAIGDLSVAAGVSSTHLAQRFKELIGITPKRLARTYRFSATVFAINPAGPVDWGDLAGGAGYFDQAHFGHEFQAFTGLTPTRYVEVRRRFLREHPGHVLEGWPLPAD from the coding sequence GTGGAGTACGTCTCCAGAGTGCCGCGGGCGCCGCTGGCCGGGCTGATCGACGACCTTTACTACCTGGAAGGTGCGCCGCCGTACGCCCGGTTGACGCTGCCGCCGGCGCCGTCGGCGTTGCTCATCGTCAACCTCGGGGCGCCGTTCCACATCCGCGCCGGCACGGACATCGAGACGGCCGAGTACGCCGACGGCTGCGTGGTCACCATGCCCACCCGCGCATGGCAGTTCGGTTACCCACTCGGGACTCGGTCCGTCGGCGTGCACTTCAAGCCGTGGGGGCTGGCGCCGTTCCTGCCGATGCCCGCGGCCGAGCTATGTGACCGGCCGGTGACGGTAGAGCAGGTTTGGGGCCGGCCCGCCACTGCTGAGCTGCGGGACCGGCTGGCCACGGCGGACGGACCGCACGAGATGCTGACGCTGCTCGAGGAGGAGCTGATGCGACGGCTGTGCGAGACCGCCGGCCTGGGACTGGTCCGCCATACGAGCAGCGTCATCGCGGCAAACCGCGGGGCGGTGGCGATCGGCGACCTGAGCGTGGCAGCCGGCGTCAGCAGCACTCATCTGGCGCAGCGGTTCAAAGAGCTCATCGGCATCACGCCGAAGCGGCTGGCCCGCACCTACCGCTTCAGCGCCACCGTGTTCGCGATCAACCCCGCCGGACCGGTCGACTGGGGCGATCTTGCCGGCGGCGCGGGCTACTTCGACCAGGCCCATTTCGGCCACGAGTTCCAGGCGTTCACCGGGCTCACGCCGACCCGGTACGTCGAAGTCCGGCGGCGGTTCCTGCGCGAACATCCCGGCCATGTGCTGGAAGGCTGGCCGCTGCCGGCCGATTGA